From the Synechococcus sp. HK01-R genome, one window contains:
- a CDS encoding glycogen/starch/alpha-glucan phosphorylase, translating to MSTTPSQSLDLRLPTPGCYADPERAGLDADSVFDGMTEHLFFTLGKLAPTASRHDLYMALSYAVRDRLMTRYLASLEAIRAQPQKTVAYLSAEFLIGPQLNNNLLNLGIQKEAEEALRRFGIESLQQILEVEEEPGLGNGGLGRLAACYMESLASLQVPATGYGIRYEFGIFDQLIRDGWQVEVTDKWLKGGWPWELPQPDEACFVGFGGRTESYIDDKGNYRSRWIPAEHAIGVPHDVPVLGYRVNTCDRLRLWRADATESFDFYAFNIGDYYGAVEEKVGSETLSKVLYPNDGTDEGRRLRLKQQHFFVSCSLQDMLRSLDHRGLNVEDFPNYWTVQLNDTHPAIAVAELMRLLIDDRHLEWEKAWDITSRSVAYTNHTLLPEALEKWDLSLFADLLPRHLELIYEINRRFLQQVRLRFPGNDTIQRKLSIIDEEGGKAVRMAHLATIGAHHVNGVAALHSDLVKSQLLPEFAELWPEKFSNVTNGVTPRRWVALSNPELSTLLDEHIGEGWITDMEQLRRLEERQHDHGFLEHWGNTKLSVKRKLSSYIHRHTGVLVDPASLFDVQVKRIHEYKRQHLNALQVITQYLRIKNGQADGMAPRTVIFGGKAAPGYYMAKLIIRFINGIAETVNADPDMDGRLRVVFLPDYNVKLGEKVYPASDLSEQISTAGKEASGTGNMKFAMNGALTIGTLDGANVEIRERVGGENFFLFGKTVEEISALKQAGYRPWDVIQGLPELAEAIRLVEIGHFSNGDGDLFRPLLDNLTGSDPFFVMADFADYLRAQDEVSRAWSDRQHWNRMSLLNTARSGFFSSDRSIREYCQSIWNVQPLNVEITCDVR from the coding sequence ATGAGCACCACACCTTCCCAAAGCCTCGACCTGCGTCTGCCCACCCCCGGCTGCTACGCCGACCCGGAACGGGCGGGCCTTGACGCTGACTCGGTGTTTGACGGCATGACCGAGCACCTCTTCTTCACGCTCGGCAAGCTGGCTCCCACCGCAAGCCGCCATGACCTCTACATGGCCCTCAGCTATGCGGTGCGCGACCGGCTGATGACCCGCTATCTGGCCAGTCTGGAAGCGATCCGTGCCCAGCCGCAGAAAACCGTCGCTTACCTATCGGCGGAATTCCTGATTGGCCCCCAGCTCAACAACAACCTCCTCAACCTGGGCATCCAGAAGGAGGCAGAGGAAGCGCTCCGACGTTTTGGCATCGAGTCGCTGCAACAGATCCTCGAGGTCGAGGAGGAGCCCGGGCTGGGCAATGGCGGCCTTGGTCGTCTTGCCGCCTGTTACATGGAATCGCTGGCCAGCCTGCAGGTGCCCGCCACCGGCTATGGCATCCGCTACGAGTTCGGCATCTTCGATCAGCTGATCCGCGACGGCTGGCAGGTGGAGGTCACCGACAAGTGGCTGAAAGGCGGTTGGCCCTGGGAGCTACCCCAGCCGGATGAAGCCTGCTTCGTGGGCTTCGGCGGCCGCACCGAAAGCTACATCGACGACAAAGGCAACTACCGCTCCCGCTGGATCCCAGCCGAGCATGCGATCGGTGTGCCCCACGACGTTCCCGTGCTGGGCTACCGGGTGAACACCTGCGATCGCCTGCGCCTGTGGCGCGCCGATGCCACGGAAAGCTTCGATTTCTATGCCTTCAACATCGGCGATTACTACGGCGCCGTTGAGGAGAAAGTGGGCAGTGAAACCCTCTCCAAGGTGCTGTATCCCAATGACGGCACCGATGAGGGCCGCCGCCTGCGCCTGAAGCAGCAGCACTTCTTCGTGAGCTGCTCGCTGCAGGACATGCTGCGCAGCCTTGACCATCGCGGTCTCAACGTCGAGGACTTCCCCAACTACTGGACCGTTCAGCTCAACGACACCCATCCGGCGATCGCCGTGGCCGAGCTGATGCGCTTGCTGATCGATGACCGCCACCTGGAGTGGGAGAAGGCTTGGGACATCACCAGCCGCTCGGTCGCTTACACCAACCACACCCTGCTGCCTGAGGCGCTGGAGAAGTGGGATCTGAGCCTGTTCGCCGACCTGCTGCCCCGCCACCTGGAGCTGATCTACGAGATCAACCGCCGCTTCCTGCAGCAGGTGCGCCTGCGCTTCCCTGGCAACGACACGATTCAGCGCAAGCTGTCGATCATTGACGAAGAGGGCGGCAAGGCGGTGCGCATGGCCCACCTGGCCACGATTGGCGCCCACCACGTGAATGGCGTGGCCGCTCTCCACTCCGACCTGGTGAAGAGCCAGCTGCTGCCTGAATTCGCCGAGCTGTGGCCGGAGAAATTCAGCAACGTGACCAACGGCGTCACCCCCCGCCGCTGGGTGGCCCTCTCCAACCCCGAACTCTCCACCCTGCTGGACGAGCACATCGGCGAGGGCTGGATCACCGACATGGAACAGCTGCGCCGCCTCGAGGAGCGCCAGCACGACCACGGCTTCCTGGAGCACTGGGGCAACACCAAGCTCTCGGTGAAGCGCAAGCTCTCCAGCTACATCCACCGTCACACCGGTGTGCTGGTAGACCCCGCCAGCCTGTTTGACGTGCAGGTGAAGCGCATCCACGAGTACAAGCGCCAACACCTCAACGCCCTGCAGGTGATCACGCAGTACCTGCGGATCAAGAACGGCCAGGCCGACGGCATGGCCCCGCGCACGGTGATCTTTGGCGGCAAGGCAGCACCGGGCTATTACATGGCCAAGCTGATCATCCGCTTCATCAACGGCATCGCCGAAACGGTGAACGCTGATCCAGACATGGATGGCCGCCTGCGGGTGGTGTTCCTGCCGGATTACAACGTGAAGCTGGGCGAGAAGGTGTATCCGGCGTCGGATCTCTCCGAGCAGATCTCCACCGCCGGCAAGGAAGCCTCCGGCACCGGCAACATGAAATTCGCCATGAACGGTGCGCTCACGATCGGCACCCTCGATGGCGCCAATGTGGAGATCCGCGAGCGGGTGGGCGGCGAAAACTTCTTCCTGTTCGGCAAGACCGTGGAGGAGATCAGTGCCCTCAAGCAAGCGGGCTATCGCCCCTGGGACGTGATTCAGGGACTGCCCGAACTCGCCGAGGCGATCCGCCTGGTGGAGATCGGCCACTTCAGCAACGGAGATGGCGACCTATTCCGTCCCCTACTCGACAACCTCACCGGCAGCGATCCCTTCTTCGTGATGGCTGAT